Genomic DNA from Zonotrichia albicollis isolate bZonAlb1 chromosome 12, bZonAlb1.hap1, whole genome shotgun sequence:
CTTACGTTGGAGCTGAAGTTGGCTGCCTTGGGCTCGGAGGGTTTGGCTTTGAGGCTGTGCTCCCCTGCAGGCAGGATGTCCTCCCACAGCGAGCTCCGGAACCGCTCGTCCACAGACACCACGTGGCCCTCAGTGGTGAACATGAACTTATTGCCAGACCTGTGCACTGGGTTCTCTTCATCAAACAGCTGAAGCAGAgatgggacagacagggactgAACTACATCAATACTAAACATGAACTTATTCCAGATTTATGCACTGGGTTCTCTTCATCAAACAGCTGAAGCAGAGATGGGACAGACAGGCATTGCAGGTGTGCCCCATCCTTCACCTCCCAGTAACAAGCAGCTGGGAACAGGTACTCACACTTTGAAGGATCACACAAAAATACCTTTTAGTGCTAAATAATGCTGGagcaaatggaaataaatagTCTTAATGCAAGGGATTGATCTGAGCAGTTAGAAGAGGAGAGCAGAAGAAAAACTTCTCACACAGCTGAAAGTGCCCTTATTTTTCTAAGCTGCTCTGTGAGGCATTTCTAGGCTGGCATCCACTCAGTCACAGATTTATTTGGTTTTCTGCACTAAAGGAGATTGAGAACAGGGGCTTAGGCAATGCCAGCCCAAATGGTTTCTCCTGTGAGTGCCAAGGCCCAGCAGGGAGAAAGCAGAGGCTGCCCCAGGCAGGAGGGCTGCAAGCAGCACTTagctcagagctgagcagcagctccctccactcctgctccctctccctTCCAGCCTCTTCCCAAAGAtctgcagctctccaggtgcAGGAACCACACCtgggcagctgccccagctcagacAGTGGGGTGAGGTCAAAGAAGAGGAGCTCAGCTGAATCACCCCCACACACAAACCCCAAAGCTCAGCCTCAATCACCCCACACACAAaccccagagcccagcaggttGTCATTAATGATGCCCCATCCCCAACCCAGTTTCTAATTAATAATTAGTAACCTCCTGCCCCCTCCTGTGCAATTTTTGTGCAGAGCCTTGCAGTGAAGAGCACACACTTACCAGGTACAAATATTTACAGGTTTCACTGAGGAAAAAGCTCTCCATTCGATCCTCCTTGGTCTTGTCCACCACGTGGTGCAACGTGGCATAGCCACACCTGCAACATTGGACAGGGTCTGGGGTcagctccagccctcctgcTCTCAGCCATGCCCTCCCCTCAGAGCATTCCAGCTGCCAGGGGAAGCTCAAATGGaacagctgtgctgtgcagcacTCACTGGTTATTGGTCTGTGATCACCTGAACTCCACTCACCAGCAATGCCTGACCTGGCCAGCCATCACACATTTGTCTAGAAAATGAGTCAATtaataaaaaggaataaaaattcaCTGTCTTCCCCCTGAGCCTTGCAAGAAGTTCAGCTACTCAGTATTAGAGTCAGGATTCACTGCTGCTGTCTTGAACTGGAAGCTGATATCCAACAGCATCTGCCTTAGGAGCCATCCCTCAGTTCAGCTAAACACCAGGAGGGGAGAAATAATCTTGCAGGATCCCTAGGAAAAATCCCAACTACTGTTTTCAGCAGTTTTTAGCAGCTGATCATCAGCAGTGCATTTTGAAAGGCAGTGATAAAATTCCAAATGTATAAAGATATCCACTGGActataatttcattttcagatgGGAAAGAAAGAAGTGCTCAATAAATAAATCATCACTTGTGGCTTTCAAGGAGGGCTGGGTTTTCTGGTTTACCTACATGTGGCAGACTGGATTCTATACAATATTTGTAGAAtaaaatatagatatatagcactgagagaagaaaagaacattGAAGACTGACTTTGCTTTTGTATATTTTTCCAAACTCTGCAGAATATCCATTCCCACATGAAGGTAAAACGGGTTCTTTGTGGCCTAAATAAGGAAGACAGACAAGAGTTAGAGTCAGCAATTTTGAAATCCTGTAAAAATAACACAACAAAGGCCTATTGGTACCAGAGTCTTGTGTATCACAGCAAACTTATCTTTATGGGAGCATGACTTGGATTAGCCAGTGCAAGCTTCTCACATTTGCTTTAGAGCAAATCCTAGAAAACCTGCAGTAAATTCAAACTCTCTGATCCCCTCCTTGTAGGCAGACAGTTATTTTAGTTTATTGTAGCTGTGCCTGGGCAGGATTGCAAGGAAAGCTCTTATATTTATTTCAGCAATTTTGGTTGAGCAGTCACAGGTCTCTGCCTTGTAAAAATCTGCCAGCAGCTTTTAGAAAATgtggttttgtgttgtttttgccTGCCTTATAAAAAAGGCTGTTTTTGAAGCAAACAGCAGAGCAACAACATTGCACAACCCTGCAGTGCCTGCCCAGAGACTCCACAGGACaggaggcagctccagggctgccaaAATTCAGCTGGCCAGAGGTCAGGGGGATAAAGTGACTTCCTGAACAAAAGCTTTTTGGCCCAGCCATGATGTGCAACTCAGGGAAGGCAGATACCTGGTACAGAAGATATGTGGACTCCACCAGCTCTGGTCTCAGGGGGTAGAAGGGAACATCTGGGGCCTGCAGCTGCCAGTTGTACCTCTCTGGGAGAGCCCCATAGCGTTTCCAGATGGCATAATAGAAGGCATGGAGGCAAATGGCATCTTCCACATCTCCTATCAACACCTGGGCACCAGAGCAGCCAGAGATACACACACTTAGTGCTGCAGGCCAGCAAAGATGAGAGTGTGGCACCTAAAACAACTCTTCCCCcataaaacacacagaaaacaacCCCCCAAAAGTACTAATGTATTCACTCTTTGCAGTAAAAGCTCTAGCAGAGCCTCACAGCACAGAACACAAATGCTGAGGCTAAAAGAGGGAAGTTGAAAGTCTCAGATCTAGCAGAGAGCAGGCCAGGGCTCCCCACACGGCTGTGTTAATGCAGAGCTGAACTGAACTCTGCCAAGCCACAGGTGGGAGCTCAGCTCAGGACTCAGGCTCACTCCCAGGCCAGGATTAGAATGGGCCTTTGGCCTTTCCCAGAAGGAAAGctcacctgcagcccagggaagaaGGCCTGCAGAGAGTCAATCCAGGTGTTCATCAGCTGGCCCGTGTACATGTTGACATTGACGTAGAGGGGAGGGTCCCCTTCTCCTTCATTGCAggcctccctgctgcagggaacAATGCAGGGACAATGCAGGGACAATGCAGGGCAGTGCCTCTGCCTGGGCAGCACACAGCacactgccacagctcaggcaggcactgctctgctgggctccttGTGAAGGGAACCCAAACACTGTCATGCTCTCAGAGGAGTTAATTCATATAGGGATGTTAATTCATACAGGGATCATATCTTCGAGCTCTGCCAGCAGAATTTCTACCAAAAGTCATGCTAGGCAAGATGAGGCTTTCAGAAGAACAAAGCAGCCAATTGAATACATTTCTTTTGCAGTGCCAGACTTTTCTCAGCCTTAACACTTCCAAATGGGACAGGAAGCAGTCTGGCTTCTCTGCACCCCACCAGTTGTTGAGGAATGAGGAGACTACCATGGAAAGGAGATTTAAGAACAGATTTTCTAGAGCCTGACACAAAGCACTACAAACACATTTGTTTCCACTGCTCAAGGAATTGATGCTGACATGAATTACACACCCTCTCCTCAAGTGGTTCTGAATGTTCTGATAGGCAGAGTTGAACATGTCCAGGTCTTCCTTTTCCCCAAAGAGGATGTAGGACTTCAGCAGGTACTCATAGAACGAATCTGACCCTGCTCCCAGTCCACTCTGCTTTCCAACCCAGTGACCAGTCTGGATATTCACAACATTTCCTTTCAGAACAAACAACAAGTTTAGTCTGAGCTTGCTGAGTATATCAGAGAGAAACAATCCAGTCAAGACTTGGCAATATCACAGGTTCAGAAATTCCCAAGGAGGAAGAAACAAAGATTAACATCAGATGAAGTGTTACAGTGGTGGATTCATCTGAGGAACACCCACACACATGCAGTTATTTTAAGTACTTTGAGTCATCTGCCAATCTGAATTACATTAATGGGGACACAAATCAGGGCCTTCAGTTCCATTCCCCAGTTTTGTGGAAAATTTGAGTTGAAAACCTGTGCCCTGAGGAGCCTTTCACAGACTCCATTTTTCATGGAAAGCCCCAAAGTGCCATTAGTTCAACACAAGCCCTGGGTACACAAggagaatgtgactgaacagctacagagggagcagagggacaAAGGTGAGGACACATGAGGACACAGCAGCACCCAGACTTTACCCAGCAGTCCAGTGTTATTGCTCCTGAGGCTCCACAGGGCCTTCACAGCTCTCCTGGCCACCCACTCGAAGGTGGAGTCTCCAAGCAGCCTGCTGAGGATGCCGAACTCCACCAGCAGGgacccagctcctgctgtgcaCGTCTCGTTGTGGCTGTCTGGGGGAACCCCCTTCTTCAGGTTCacctgtgggcagggacaggcaggctGCACccccagctgtgctcacagctgctccctcccttTAGCACAAGCCTTCCTGCTGTTTGTGCACAATGTCCAGCATGGaatgtgcacacagacacaaaaccAGCACACTTGGAAAGCTTTCCTGTAGAATTCCT
This window encodes:
- the EDEM1 gene encoding ER degradation-enhancing alpha-mannosidase-like protein 1 isoform X1; translation: MRWRSVVLGLLLLRLGLQALLALLPALARGLCLHPRLPCPGPRPPALPGPPAGAAGRGARLWGAAAGGDEYERRYSGAFPPQLRARLRDAARGMFVFGYDSYMEHAFPRDELDPLHCRGRGPDRRDPSNLNINDVLGNYSLTLIDALDTLAVMGNSSEFQKAVKLVIDTVSFDKDSTVQVFEATIRVLGSLLSAHIIITDTKQPFGDMSIKDYDNELLHLAHDLAVRLLPAFENTKTGIPYPRVNLKKGVPPDSHNETCTAGAGSLLVEFGILSRLLGDSTFEWVARRAVKALWSLRSNNTGLLGNVVNIQTGHWVGKQSGLGAGSDSFYEYLLKSYILFGEKEDLDMFNSAYQNIQNHLRRGREACNEGEGDPPLYVNVNMYTGQLMNTWIDSLQAFFPGLQVLIGDVEDAICLHAFYYAIWKRYGALPERYNWQLQAPDVPFYPLRPELVESTYLLYQATKNPFYLHVGMDILQSLEKYTKAKCGYATLHHVVDKTKEDRMESFFLSETCKYLYLLFDEENPVHRSGNKFMFTTEGHVVSVDERFRSSLWEDILPAGEHSLKAKPSEPKAANFSSNCNRVPDERRYLLPLKSNYMRQIDRMVGLI
- the EDEM1 gene encoding ER degradation-enhancing alpha-mannosidase-like protein 1 isoform X2, whose protein sequence is MRWRSVVLGLLLLRLGLQALLALLPALARGLCLHPRLPCPGPRPPALPGPPAGAAGRGARLWGAAAGGDEYERRYSGAFPPQLRARLRDAARGMFVFGYDSYMEHAFPRDELDPLHCRGRGPDRRDPSNLNINDVLGNYSLTLIDALDTLAVMGNSSEFQKAVKLVIDTVSFDKDSTVQVFEATIRVLGSLLSAHIIITDTKQPFGDMSIKDYDNELLHLAHDLAVRLLPAFENTKTGIPYPRVNLKKGVPPDSHNETCTAGAGSLLVEFGILSRLLGDSTFEWVARRAVKALWSLRSNNTGLLGNVVNIQTGHWVGKQSGLGAGSDSFYEYLLKSYILFGEKEDLDMFNSAYQNIQNHLRRGEACNEGEGDPPLYVNVNMYTGQLMNTWIDSLQAFFPGLQVLIGDVEDAICLHAFYYAIWKRYGALPERYNWQLQAPDVPFYPLRPELVESTYLLYQATKNPFYLHVGMDILQSLEKYTKAKCGYATLHHVVDKTKEDRMESFFLSETCKYLYLLFDEENPVHRSGNKFMFTTEGHVVSVDERFRSSLWEDILPAGEHSLKAKPSEPKAANFSSNCNRVPDERRYLLPLKSNYMRQIDRMVGLI
- the EDEM1 gene encoding ER degradation-enhancing alpha-mannosidase-like protein 1 isoform X3, with the protein product MRWRSVVLGLLLLRLGLQALLALLPALARGLCLHPRLPCPGPRPPALPGPPAGAAGRGARLWGAAAGGDEYERRYSGAFPPQLRARLRDAARGMFVFGYDSYMEHAFPRDELDPLHCRGRGPDRRDPSNLNINDVLGNYSLTLIDALDTLAVMGNSSEFQKAVKLVIDTVSFDKDSTVQVFEATIRVLGSLLSAHIIITDTKQPFGDMSIKDYDNELLHLAHDLAVRLLPAFENTKTGIPYPRVNLKKGVPPDSHNETCTAGAGSLLVEFGILSRLLGDSTFEWVARRAVKALWSLRSNNTGLLGNVVNIQTGHWVGKQSGLGAGSDSFYEYLLKSYILFGEKEDLDMFNSAYQNIQNHLRRGREACNEGEGDPPLYVNVNMYTGQLMNTWIDSLQAFFPGLQVLIGDVEDAICLHAFYYAIWKRYGALPERYNWQLQAPDVPFYPLRPELVESTYLLYQATKNPFYLHVGMDILQSLEKYTKAKCGYATLHHVVDKTKEDRMESFFLSETCKYLYLLFDEENPVHKSGISSCLVLM